In one window of Desulforhabdus amnigena DNA:
- a CDS encoding BREX system ATP-binding domain-containing protein translates to MIPKEQIDALKPFQARAIIEELRKGSVPMDYVSFFTVGRENWLTFIEDDLDHYIAEGGAKVRFINGDYGDGKTHFMSVIRHMALEKGFAVSFVVLTREVPMQKFEIVYREIVKQLRVPAGSGTGGSLKVEEAGIRSLLNAWADSLALGMALEEGPSLQEKLLLTGEELRALPGMEANFANGIMSLLENRLTPPQEGEMEEERLQKREVLYQWFEGGKVAKKDLKPFQIFESLNKTNSKRFLGSLMAFLKYLGYKGLILLLDELETVVAQSTSVRNAAYENVRLLIDNTEQARHLHIFFSIIPDVILSEKGFKSYDALWSRVRSIGESKRLNYRSILIDLHKTPLETSELIELGLALRRIHEISYRWEAKEIVKENLIEQICMHQKQMGLLSEVRLFIKQVIRILDMAEQGEAPDETLDLTEQILTSRREMEQEKMEQLQPRWDT, encoded by the coding sequence ATGATACCCAAAGAACAAATCGACGCATTGAAGCCTTTCCAGGCCAGGGCCATTATCGAGGAACTCCGGAAGGGAAGCGTCCCCATGGACTATGTCTCCTTTTTCACCGTGGGACGCGAAAACTGGCTGACCTTCATAGAAGACGATCTGGATCACTACATCGCGGAAGGCGGGGCCAAGGTCCGCTTCATCAACGGCGACTATGGAGACGGGAAAACCCACTTCATGTCGGTCATCCGCCATATGGCCCTGGAGAAGGGCTTTGCCGTTTCCTTCGTGGTTCTCACACGCGAAGTGCCCATGCAGAAGTTTGAAATCGTCTACAGAGAAATCGTCAAACAACTCCGGGTCCCGGCAGGTTCCGGGACAGGCGGGAGCCTGAAGGTGGAGGAAGCCGGCATCCGAAGCCTTCTGAACGCATGGGCCGACAGCCTGGCATTGGGCATGGCGCTGGAGGAAGGGCCTTCCCTGCAAGAAAAATTGCTCCTCACGGGTGAGGAGCTTCGCGCCCTTCCCGGCATGGAGGCCAATTTTGCCAACGGAATCATGAGCCTGCTCGAAAACCGCCTGACTCCCCCGCAGGAAGGGGAAATGGAGGAAGAGCGCCTTCAGAAACGCGAAGTCCTTTATCAGTGGTTCGAAGGGGGAAAGGTCGCCAAGAAGGACCTGAAGCCGTTTCAGATCTTCGAATCCCTCAACAAAACCAACAGCAAGCGCTTCCTCGGCTCTCTCATGGCTTTCCTCAAGTACCTCGGCTACAAGGGGCTCATCCTGCTCCTGGATGAACTGGAAACCGTCGTCGCGCAGTCGACCTCCGTCCGAAATGCGGCTTACGAAAACGTCCGCCTCCTCATAGACAACACGGAACAGGCGCGGCATCTCCATATTTTCTTTTCCATCATCCCCGACGTCATTCTTTCCGAGAAGGGCTTCAAATCCTACGATGCCCTATGGAGCCGCGTTCGTTCCATCGGCGAGAGCAAGCGGCTGAACTACCGCAGTATCCTCATCGATCTGCACAAGACCCCCCTCGAGACTTCGGAGCTCATTGAACTGGGGCTTGCCCTGCGTCGCATTCACGAAATCTCCTACCGCTGGGAAGCAAAAGAAATAGTGAAGGAAAACCTCATCGAACAGATCTGCATGCATCAAAAACAGATGGGGCTTCTGAGCGAAGTGCGCCTTTTTATCAAACAGGTGATCCGCATCCTGGACATGGCCGAACAGGGGGAGGCCCCCGATGAGACGTTGGACCTCACGGAGCAGATCCTCACCAGCCGGCGGGAGATGGAACAGGAAAAGATGGAACAACTTCAACCCAGGTGGGATACGTGA
- a CDS encoding BREX system ATP-binding domain-containing protein — MESILQGGGIQASDRENRSFREALERESDFRIRRAVERLREGLFDPVAVRLLTAHENRLREETERGFRAVDAGKSPHLCVVGAYGQGKSHSLTYIQDRASREGFVTSMVNLDPREVPFQNFREVYRALTAGLRFPDTEASFIVQWKRWAQQQMAESQDPVNAPADVLPKEMPHLFKSVLVAMAHRNLPLSEKEKRLKKHAAFRPKEFPVLLARALAGETVPYHRLRNVFKYRRVPFFKEAPLTLCGTEPFFQMTRSLGRLLRNMGYRGWVLLFDEGESIVQANVLLRSKAYKLLHRFFSPEEPDPSFLYPVFAFTEDFFHQVRQEDYDQVRVRGEVEIPYFDRNYAQEWRELTVYRLSDLSREEWEDLSRKLMDLHARAYRWQPPEAEVHREMANRLSTMSRQETRLKLKALVDCLDLAYQEQVL; from the coding sequence ATGGAAAGCATACTTCAAGGCGGGGGAATTCAGGCATCGGACAGGGAAAACAGATCCTTTCGGGAAGCCCTGGAAAGGGAAAGCGATTTCCGCATCCGCCGCGCCGTGGAACGGCTTCGTGAGGGGCTCTTCGATCCCGTCGCCGTTCGACTCCTGACGGCCCATGAGAATCGCCTGAGGGAAGAAACCGAACGGGGATTCCGGGCGGTGGACGCAGGAAAATCTCCCCACCTTTGCGTCGTGGGGGCCTACGGACAGGGCAAATCACACAGCCTCACCTACATTCAGGACCGGGCATCGAGGGAAGGCTTCGTGACCAGCATGGTCAACCTGGATCCCCGGGAGGTCCCCTTTCAGAACTTTCGCGAAGTCTACCGGGCGCTGACGGCCGGCCTAAGGTTTCCCGACACCGAGGCGTCGTTCATCGTTCAGTGGAAGAGGTGGGCCCAGCAGCAGATGGCGGAAAGTCAAGATCCTGTCAACGCTCCGGCCGATGTGCTTCCCAAAGAAATGCCGCATCTTTTCAAATCGGTACTGGTGGCCATGGCTCACAGGAACCTCCCCCTTTCCGAGAAGGAAAAGCGGCTGAAAAAACATGCTGCGTTCCGCCCGAAGGAATTTCCCGTTCTTCTGGCCCGCGCACTGGCCGGCGAAACCGTACCGTATCATCGCCTGCGAAACGTCTTCAAATACCGCCGGGTTCCCTTCTTCAAGGAAGCGCCTCTGACCCTTTGCGGCACGGAACCCTTCTTCCAAATGACCCGGTCATTGGGTCGCCTCTTGCGCAACATGGGCTACCGGGGCTGGGTCCTTCTCTTCGATGAAGGAGAATCCATCGTGCAGGCGAACGTTCTCCTTCGCAGCAAGGCCTACAAGCTTTTGCACCGCTTCTTTTCGCCAGAAGAGCCCGATCCCTCGTTCCTCTATCCCGTCTTTGCCTTCACCGAAGATTTTTTCCACCAGGTGCGGCAGGAGGATTATGACCAGGTCAGGGTACGGGGAGAGGTGGAAATTCCCTATTTCGATCGAAACTACGCCCAAGAATGGAGGGAACTCACGGTTTACCGGCTGAGCGATCTGTCTCGCGAGGAATGGGAAGATCTCTCCCGGAAGCTGATGGACCTCCATGCCAGGGCCTACCGCTGGCAGCCTCCCGAAGCGGAGGTGCACCGGGAGATGGCCAACCGGCTCAGCACCATGAGCCGCCAGGAAACCCGTCTCAAGCTGAAGGCCCTGGTGGATTGCCTGGACCTGGCGTACCAGGAGCAGGTTTTATAA